The Pedobacter ginsengisoli region TATCCGGTATGTACATGGAAATCTTCTCAAAGTAATAAGGGAGTTAAGGTTAGTATTAAAACCACTGCAGATAAGTTAATTGATGTTACATTGTGGTATGCAGATTCGCCTGATCTGGATTTTAGAAATGATAAATGGGAGTCGAGAAAACTGGATGTTAAACCTAAATCTGAAATAAATGCATTTGAAACATATCCGAATTCGGGTTACAAGGCATTTTATGTCGATTTGAAGTACAAGGACTCTAAAGGTGGGCAGTATGTGGAAAGTACACGGGTATTTATGGTAAATGATAAGGAACTTTTGTAACTAGTTTATTTACTTAAGTAATAAAACATCATCCCAAATAGGGAGGCTACAAGTGTATTCAGGAAATTTACCATGTCATTGTTCAAATAGCTTTTACGTTCAAGCGTAGCGCCAAGTAAGGAATCTGTAATGTTCCCAATTATTCCTGCGGCAATAACCAAAAGACTTTTTTTATCAAATCCTGTATAAATTAAGGCTATTACGCATGCGCCACAAGCGCCTATAAGTGTTCCTTCTAAACTTATAACTCCATCCAGGCCATTGGCATCCTTTTTAAAAGTCAGAATGTTATAAAATCTGCGTCCGTATACCATTCCCAGTTCAGAAGATAGGGTGTCGGCAAGTGCAGATGCAAGGCTTGCGGCCACCATTAAAATATATAAATCTGAATGATGATGATCTACTAAAGCTAAAATAGCCAATAAGCCGGCAACACCACCATTTGCAAATACTTGTCCGGCATTTCTACCCATGCTATACGTAATTTCAGGATGATACCTTGCTTTAAGTTGTTTTTTATGGGCTGTTGCCAATACACCGAGAATGAAAAAGGTAACAAGCATTAAAATGCCGGTTTCTCCAAATGCTGCAAATACAAATAAACCAATTAAACCAGCAGTAAGTGATGCAGGCACAGTTAATTTTCTTGCCCACACGCATATTACCATCATGGCAATTAGTAATACCACAATAATAAATAAGTTGGGAGATAATGTTATAGGCATTAGTTTTACCGAAATTTAGAATAGTTGTAATGTAACAACCGGCTCTGTAGCAGATGAGCCTGGTTTACTTTGGGGTTTAGTTTTATGTTTAACAATCCAGGCAGTATAATCTTCTGGTTTTATAGTCTCTTTTAGTAAGCCCGAAGCAAATTGCATTTGCGAAACCCTGGCTTCAATTATTTGCCTGTATTTTTGCAATAAGTGCTGTATTTGCTGTTGAATTTTGTTTTTTGGTTTAATTCTAATGTTTTTGTTTACAGGGTTTAGTAGCTGTATTGTTATTTCTTTACCAAAATAAGCTAATGCTGATTCAATTCTTGCTTGAAACACTTGCTGATCTTTAAAGCCAGTCTGTTTATGCAGTTGCTTTACCTGATTTTGGAATTTATCTGATAGGGCCATAAGGTCTCTAACCGATTTATCCAATTGTACAAGCAGAGATTTAAATTCTGGAAGGTGTGATTTAACAATCTCAGCATTAGAGCTGATAGTTTCCAATCCGATAAGTACACGGTTTAGAGAAAAGTGGTTTAACACCATCTGAAGTATGAATTTTTCTTGCTCAGTAATTAAAATGTCAGCTAAATCACCCTCGCCTGAAGGGTTCATATAATTAATCACCTCAGTATTTGATCTTAAACTTTCAGTGCTAATTCTGGATTTTAAAATAAGCCCGTTTAAGGTTCTAACGCGGCTTAAAGCAACATATACCTGGCCGGCAACAAATGACTTCCCGGCATCTATTATGGCGTTATCAAATGTTAATCCCTGACTTTTATGAATGGTAACAGCCCAGGCTAATTTAATAGGATATTGTGAAAACTCACCAACCTGTTGTTGTATAATGTCTTGTTCCGGATCAGCTTTATATTCAAAAGATTGCCATGAAGTTTTTTCTAATAGCAAATCATCTTCCTGTGGAAAAGAGATGTAGATTTCTCCATCCTTAACAGATTTAACCTTCCCAATTTTTCCGTTGTAGTACTTTCGATTATCGCCCGTATCATTTTTTATGAACATAATCTGGGCACCTTCTTTAAGTTTTAAAGTTTGCTCAGCTTGCAATCCCATATCTCTAAACTCGCCACTTATTTCTCCTTCAAAGGTATATTCATTGCCCTCAAGCTCTTCTAATTTTTCCTTGTTAATGGTATTTGCTTCGGCATTATGGGAGGTAATGATAATGGGGTTCAAATCTTCAGTAGATTTGAATTGAGGTTCAAATCTTTTGTTTAACAGATCCAAACTACTTTCACTGATCTGATTGTTCCTTATGTCATTTAGAATATTGATAAATTCAGGTTCAGTTTGTCTAAATACAGTGGTAAGTTCTATCTGTAAAAGTGGGTTTCTGCGTACTACAAGTGCATCAAAAAAGTATGGAGAAGGGTAGGCTTTGCTTAAAAATGCCCAGTCTTCTCTTTTGGTAACTGGTGGTAGCTGATATAAATCACCAATTAAAAGGAGTTGAACACCACCAAAAGGAATTGTGTTTTTTCTTACTGATCTAAGAATGGCATCAATCACATCCAGTAAATCACAACGTACCATTGATACCTCATCAATAACAAGTAGCTCCAACTCATTAAAAAGATTCAATTTTTCTCTGGTATAACTTAAATCAGAAACCATAGATTGAATAGATAATATTCCCGATTGCAAGTTTTCTAAGCTAATGTCGCCAGGGAAGAAAGAGCCAGGTGGCAGTTGAAAAAAAGAATTTATGGTTGTTCCCTTAGCATTCATTGCTGCAACTCCGGTAGGGGCCACAACTGCCATTTTTTTTGAGCTGCTTTCCTTAATTCGCTTAAGTAAGGTGGTTTTTCCTGTTCCAGCCTTCCCTGTCAAAAAGATATTCTGATTGGTATAGTCAATAAAAGATAAAACTTTGTCAAAAATTGAATTAGAAGAACCGTCATTACTCATAGAGCAAATTTAATTGAAATTTTCTCGGGTTCCGCCGAATGTTGAAATGTATTATTTGTTCCGGTTGTTATCAAAAATAATATATTTGTTAAATAACCAATTAACGCATTTTATGAAACGATTTATAATAGCTTCATTAATTTCTATATCAATTATTTCATGTAATTATGCGCAGCAGCCTGCAAATGCCAATTCAGAACTACCTGGCAAGGCAATCAGTTATCAGGATTGGAAGAAGGAGGCAGAAACAAATATTAGACTTAGCCCTAAGTTTGGTAATGCAGTTAAATCAGAATCGCAGAAGCAGGCAGATCGGAAATTTATTGATGATTGCCTGAAACAACATGGCGATCATCATAAAGCATCAGAGGAAGTTGTAAAATTAGGCTTTGATTATCTTTATAAAGGCGATCTTAAAACAGCGATGTACCGGTTTAATCAGGCCTGGCTATTAGAACCTAAAAATGAAAATGCTTTCTGGGGATTTTCAGCAGTTTATTTTACCCTTGGAGATCATGAAAAGGCAATGGAGCAGTTGAATGAAGGGCTTGTTCTGAATCCTAACAGCTCAAATTTACTTACTGATAAGGCTACAATATATTATGCCAAATATCCTGCAAATAATGATTCAAAGGATTTGTCGACTGCTATAGATTTATTAAACCAATCGTATAAAATAGATCCTGCAAATCAAAATACTGTATTCAAATTATCTGTAGTTTATTTTATGAAGCAAGATTGTAAAAATGCTTTAAAGTATTATAATGAATGCAAATCACTTGGTGGTAGACCCATCACAAAAGATTATACCGAAGCACTTAAAAAGCTTTGTCCATAAAACACGACCATTTTTTCTAAATTTAGACACCTAAACCAACCGAACGATGAAACTTATTTATTCTATTTTTGGTATTCTACTTACCGGCATGTTAACAACAGCCCTGGCACAGCAAAAAGAAACACCTAAAAAGAATGCAAGCAATAAAGTAATTGTAGCTTACGTAACTTCCTGGGGTAAAACCTTGCCAGATCCTAAACTTGTTACGCATATCAATTATGCTTTTGGGCATGTAAATAAAACATTTGATGGCGTTACTATTGAAAATGAAGGCCGTTTGAAAGATATAGTTGCATTAAAATCTAAATATCCACAACTCAAAGTGTTGTTGTCTATAGGGGGGTGGAAAAGTGGCAGGTTTAGCGAAATGGCCGCATCTGATGAAAATAGAGGCAAATTTGTTGATGATTGCCAACGAATAGTAAAAACATTTAACCTGGATGGTATAGACATTGATTGGGAATATCCTACAAGTTCCGAAGCCGGGATATCTTCTTCTCCGGATGATACCAAAAACTATACTTTACTGATGTCCCAGATCCGGAATAAGATTGGTAAGAAAAAATTACTAACTCTGGCATCTGTTTCAAATGCAAAGTATATAGATTTTAAGGCTATAACCCCAATAGTAGATTTTGTAAACGTGATGACTTATGATATGGGAACTCCTCCAAATCATCATGCCGGACTTTACCATTCACAATATACCAAAGACATCAGTGTAGATGAAGGTGTTACGGCTCATTTGAATGCAGGAATTCCTGCCAATAAACTTGTTCTTGGAATTCCATTTTATGGACATGGCAAAGGCGATATAGCCTGGTATATAGATTATAAAGATATTGTAAAACTAAGTGGTTATACAAAGAAATGGGATGATGTAGCTAAAGCTCCTTATTTGGTAAACGATGCCGGCGAGTTTGTACTAACTTACGAGACACCCCAATCTATTGCTGTAAAATGTACTTACCTGCTTGAAAAGGGGATGCTTGGTGCTATGTACTGGGACTACACAGCAGATACAGAAGATGGAGAATTAAGGAAAGCAGTATATTCTGGGGTTTATAAGAAATAGTTCAGAATTATACTATTTTTCTTTTTCAAGTAAATCGGAAAGTTCAGCTGACTTGTTGAACTGCGGATTGTGATCTGATTTAAATATCAGATATTTATAACCTCTTTTTTTGGCCCTTTCGCCATAAGTATAAAAATCATCTTGTTCAGGTTTTTTACCTTCTTCAACGGTTAATATGTAAGTGGCGGGCAATTTTAAAGCTACCGGATTTTTTCTGGAAACAGGCTGGGTGAAGGTTTTAATAGACTGTGGTACATCTTTTGGTGCCTGCTGATTTGGTTTAACCCAGCTTGGCACCATAAAACCATTTGTTGATGCAAGCTGGATGTTTTTAGCTCCACCTTCCCTTGAAGTAGCTAAGCTTTCTCCATCATTAGGTAAAATGGCATCAAGATAAACCAGTTTTTTAATTCGTTCCGGAATACTATCGGCCACTCCTGTAATTACCATGCCGCCATAACTATGACCTACCAGTATTACATTTTTAATATTTTCATAAAGTATTAAATTAACTACATCCTTAATATGGGTGTTTAGGTCAACATCTGGAGAACTTAAATGAACTCGGTCGCCCTGACCGGTTAAACTTGGCCTGTAGATAACATTGCCATGATTAGACATTATTTCATCTACATTCTTAAAAGCCCAGCTACCTCCCCATGCCCCGTGAACAATTACGTATACAGGTTTTTCCTGAGCTAATGAGCAATTGGAAATGAATAAGCCGATAAAGCAAACAGCTGGTATGATGAGTTTTTTGATGAATAGGAACATGGTCTGCAGGTGGGTTTAGTATTTACTAAATATAGTAATATTAGATAATAGTGCAACATATGTAATATGATGGTGTCTTATGAACAAGAACCACATCAATGAGACAATACCTATTCCTGTTTCTTTTGTTAATATACACCTGCGTTTGTAAGGCTCAGGACCCTGCGGTACAAAAGAAATTGCAGGCAGTAAGAGCTGCTGAAAGCCCCAAAATAGATGGTATTCTTGATGATCAATGTTGGATTGATGTTCCTGTTGCTACCGATTTTTTTGAGATCAGACCTGTGCCGGGCAGAGTAGAGGGGAAAGATAAGCGTACAGAAATGAAGGTAATATATGATGACGCAGCAATTTATGTCTATGCCCGAATGTATGATCATCCAGATAGTGTTTCTCACGAATTGGTTTCGCGTGACAATATTGGGAATGCCGATTTTATCTCTATCATTTTCGATCCCTTCTATGATAAGATGAATGGAAATGGCTTTTTTGTTACTGCTGCCGGAGTTCAGTTTGATGCAAAATATTCACAAATTGGTGATGAAGATTCTAATTGGAATGCTGTTTGGGAAAGTGCAGTTAAAATTGACGACAAAGGTTGGACTGCCGAAATGAAAATCCCTTATTCTGCTTTGCGTTTTTCTGCCAAGGACATTCAGAATTGGGGACTGAACTTCAGTCGCCGAATCCAGCGCAAAAACGTTCAAACATTTTGGAATTTTGTTAATCCCAATGTAAACGGTTTTATTAATCAGGAGGGGCTTTGGATTGGAGTTAAAGACATAAAACCACCATTACGATTATCATTTTCACCTTATCTGTCTGCTTATATAAATCATTATCCTGCTAATATTCCAGGCGTAAAAAACACAACTGCTCGTTTTAATGGCGGTATGGATGTTAAGTATGGCATTAATAATAGCTTTACCTTGGATATGACCTTAGTGCCTGATTTTGGTCAGGTACAATCTGATAACAGAATTTTAAACCTAACACCATTTGAAGTTAAGTTTAATGAAAACCGACAATTTTTTACAGAAGGAACTGAACTGTTTAATAAGGGTGACCTGTTTTATTCGAAGCGAATTGGCTCTATTCCAAAATACTATAATCGCTCTGATATAAACAGTTCCGAAACTATCATTAAAGATCAAAGTGAAGCCAAAGTGCTAAATGCCACAAAAATTTCTGGTAGAACTGCAAAAGGCCTTGGTATAGGTGTTTTTAATGCTATAACTAAAGCTATGCAAACCGAGGTTGAAGACCAACAAGGAAACATAAGAGAATCTGAAACTCAACCGCTAACCAATTATAACATTCTAGTATTCGATCAGTCTTTAAAAAACAACAGTTCGGCAACTTTTATCAATACCAATGTTTTAAGGCAAGGCTCTGCCTACGACGCGAATGTGAGTGCTTTATTGTTTAACCTAAATGATAAAAAGAATGTTTATTTCTTCAATGGTGCTGGTAAAATGAGCTACCTAAAAGGAACCGCCAGCAGAACCGGTTTTAACTATGAATTTAAAGGCGGTAAGCAAAGTGGAAATTTTAGATGGAGCTATAGTCAAGTATATGCCGATGACAAATTTGACAAGTCTGATATGGGCTTTTTTACCAATAATAATTTTTTAGATCAGTTTGTAAGGTTTGGATATAACAATTATAAACCAACCTCATGGTACAATCAATTGGAAAGCTGGTTAAATTTTGAATATTCCCGACGTGTTAATCCTGGCGATTATCAGCGTTTTGGTATTGTTACCGGCGCTTGGTTACAATTTAAAAACATTTGGTCGGTTGAAGTGGATTTAGACTATGGGCCAGAGGGGAATGATTTTTATGAAGCCAGAAACGGACAATTATACAGAACACCTGCCAGGTTTGGGGCATCCGTTTATGTAAATCCAAATAATGCAAAGGCATATAACTTTGGAGGAAATGTAAAGTACTTCAAAAAAGAGCTTTTTAATGGAAGGGAGTATAATTTCTATT contains the following coding sequences:
- a CDS encoding DUF92 domain-containing protein, whose amino-acid sequence is MPITLSPNLFIIVVLLIAMMVICVWARKLTVPASLTAGLIGLFVFAAFGETGILMLVTFFILGVLATAHKKQLKARYHPEITYSMGRNAGQVFANGGVAGLLAILALVDHHHSDLYILMVAASLASALADTLSSELGMVYGRRFYNILTFKKDANGLDGVISLEGTLIGACGACVIALIYTGFDKKSLLVIAAGIIGNITDSLLGATLERKSYLNNDMVNFLNTLVASLFGMMFYYLSK
- a CDS encoding ATP-dependent RecD-like DNA helicase, with the protein product MSNDGSSNSIFDKVLSFIDYTNQNIFLTGKAGTGKTTLLKRIKESSSKKMAVVAPTGVAAMNAKGTTINSFFQLPPGSFFPGDISLENLQSGILSIQSMVSDLSYTREKLNLFNELELLVIDEVSMVRCDLLDVIDAILRSVRKNTIPFGGVQLLLIGDLYQLPPVTKREDWAFLSKAYPSPYFFDALVVRRNPLLQIELTTVFRQTEPEFINILNDIRNNQISESSLDLLNKRFEPQFKSTEDLNPIIITSHNAEANTINKEKLEELEGNEYTFEGEISGEFRDMGLQAEQTLKLKEGAQIMFIKNDTGDNRKYYNGKIGKVKSVKDGEIYISFPQEDDLLLEKTSWQSFEYKADPEQDIIQQQVGEFSQYPIKLAWAVTIHKSQGLTFDNAIIDAGKSFVAGQVYVALSRVRTLNGLILKSRISTESLRSNTEVINYMNPSGEGDLADILITEQEKFILQMVLNHFSLNRVLIGLETISSNAEIVKSHLPEFKSLLVQLDKSVRDLMALSDKFQNQVKQLHKQTGFKDQQVFQARIESALAYFGKEITIQLLNPVNKNIRIKPKNKIQQQIQHLLQKYRQIIEARVSQMQFASGLLKETIKPEDYTAWIVKHKTKPQSKPGSSATEPVVTLQLF
- a CDS encoding tetratricopeptide repeat protein, whose product is MKRFIIASLISISIISCNYAQQPANANSELPGKAISYQDWKKEAETNIRLSPKFGNAVKSESQKQADRKFIDDCLKQHGDHHKASEEVVKLGFDYLYKGDLKTAMYRFNQAWLLEPKNENAFWGFSAVYFTLGDHEKAMEQLNEGLVLNPNSSNLLTDKATIYYAKYPANNDSKDLSTAIDLLNQSYKIDPANQNTVFKLSVVYFMKQDCKNALKYYNECKSLGGRPITKDYTEALKKLCP
- a CDS encoding glycoside hydrolase family 18 protein gives rise to the protein MKLIYSIFGILLTGMLTTALAQQKETPKKNASNKVIVAYVTSWGKTLPDPKLVTHINYAFGHVNKTFDGVTIENEGRLKDIVALKSKYPQLKVLLSIGGWKSGRFSEMAASDENRGKFVDDCQRIVKTFNLDGIDIDWEYPTSSEAGISSSPDDTKNYTLLMSQIRNKIGKKKLLTLASVSNAKYIDFKAITPIVDFVNVMTYDMGTPPNHHAGLYHSQYTKDISVDEGVTAHLNAGIPANKLVLGIPFYGHGKGDIAWYIDYKDIVKLSGYTKKWDDVAKAPYLVNDAGEFVLTYETPQSIAVKCTYLLEKGMLGAMYWDYTADTEDGELRKAVYSGVYKK
- a CDS encoding alpha/beta hydrolase, translated to MFLFIKKLIIPAVCFIGLFISNCSLAQEKPVYVIVHGAWGGSWAFKNVDEIMSNHGNVIYRPSLTGQGDRVHLSSPDVDLNTHIKDVVNLILYENIKNVILVGHSYGGMVITGVADSIPERIKKLVYLDAILPNDGESLATSREGGAKNIQLASTNGFMVPSWVKPNQQAPKDVPQSIKTFTQPVSRKNPVALKLPATYILTVEEGKKPEQDDFYTYGERAKKRGYKYLIFKSDHNPQFNKSAELSDLLEKEK
- a CDS encoding DUF5916 domain-containing protein, whose protein sequence is MRQYLFLFLLLIYTCVCKAQDPAVQKKLQAVRAAESPKIDGILDDQCWIDVPVATDFFEIRPVPGRVEGKDKRTEMKVIYDDAAIYVYARMYDHPDSVSHELVSRDNIGNADFISIIFDPFYDKMNGNGFFVTAAGVQFDAKYSQIGDEDSNWNAVWESAVKIDDKGWTAEMKIPYSALRFSAKDIQNWGLNFSRRIQRKNVQTFWNFVNPNVNGFINQEGLWIGVKDIKPPLRLSFSPYLSAYINHYPANIPGVKNTTARFNGGMDVKYGINNSFTLDMTLVPDFGQVQSDNRILNLTPFEVKFNENRQFFTEGTELFNKGDLFYSKRIGSIPKYYNRSDINSSETIIKDQSEAKVLNATKISGRTAKGLGIGVFNAITKAMQTEVEDQQGNIRESETQPLTNYNILVFDQSLKNNSSATFINTNVLRQGSAYDANVSALLFNLNDKKNVYFFNGAGKMSYLKGTASRTGFNYEFKGGKQSGNFRWSYSQVYADDKFDKSDMGFFTNNNFLDQFVRFGYNNYKPTSWYNQLESWLNFEYSRRVNPGDYQRFGIVTGAWLQFKNIWSVEVDLDYGPEGNDFYEARNGQLYRTPARFGASVYVNPNNAKAYNFGGNVKYFKKELFNGREYNFYFFQNLRLNDRIAFGLDLNFNPSYNYVSWIKAEGDQAIFSRYNRNTVENSFDAKYSFSNKMGVSVVLRHYWSDRRNKEFYLLTDHGGLIAYGGAPLTGMDRNYNVFNIDLIYVWQFAPGSELTLSYKQAAETNNDFYTKRYNRNLEDILSAPQNTSLSVKILYYIDYLNLRKKRK